The DNA sequence TCATCCCCGTCCTCTACATGCTCATCTTCATCCTGGGCCTCTCGGGCAACGGCGTGGTCATCTTCACCGTCTGGAGGACCAAGTCCAAGCGGCGGGCGGCCGACGTGTACATCGGGAACCTGGCGCTGGCGGACCTGACCTTCGTGGTGACCCTGCCGCTCTGGGCCGTCTACACGGCGCTGGGCTACCACTGGCCCTTCGGCTTGGCCCTGTGCAAGATCAGCAGCTACGTGGTGCTGGTCAACATGTACGCCAGCGTCTTCTGCCTCACCTGCCTGAGCTTCGACCGCTACCTGGCCATCGTGCACTCACTGTCCAGCGGGCAGCTGCGGTCCCGCAGCACCATGATGGCCTCGCTGGCCTCCATCTGGGCGCTGTCCTGCGTGCTGGCGCTGCCCACCCTGCTGTTCCGCAACACGGTGCGGGACGAGTTCAACCGCACCACCTGCGCCATGGACTTCAGGCTGGTCACGCCCAGCCGCCAGCAGGATTGGCTGTGGATCGCCGGGctcagcctctcctcctccgtcctGGGCTTCCTCCTGCCCTTCCTGGCCATGACCGTCTGCTACTGCTTCATCGGCTGCACCGTCACCCGCCACTTCAACACCCTGCGCAAGGAGGACCAGAAGAAGCGGCGGCTGCTCAAGATCATCACCACCCTGGTGGTGGTCTTCGCCATCTGCTGGACGCCCTTCCATGTGCTGAAGAGCCTGGACGCCCTGACCTACCTGGACCTGGcgcccagctcctgctccatgCTCAGCTTCCTGCTGCTGGTGCACCCCTACGCCACCTGCCTGGGCTACCTGAACAGCTGCCTCAACCCCTTCCTGTACGCCTTCTTCGACCTGCGCTTCCGCTCGCAGTGCCTCTGCCTGCTCAACCTGAAGAAGACCGCGCACGGTCACATCACCTCCCTCGCCACCCAGAAGTCCGAGGCGCAGTCGGCGGGCGTCAAGGTGTGACGGacggacgccccccccccacccccggcggGAATGAGgtcgggagggggagggttgcTGGACGGACGGctgaccccccctccaccctgcctCTCTTAACACCATGTAAGTACATTTAAAAGACTGGACACTGTTCCTGTAAAGTAGCCAGTTGCTTGTGCTTGGAGGAGCGTgtaaggagaagaggagagacaaTGGCGTGAAATGCGACGGGAAAAACAACGCTCTGTTTGCGGACTGAGTTTGCGCGGGTCCGGCGCCTGATTGGCCGACGGCGCTGCCGGGTCGCCGGGCAAGAGGGTCTGGTGTCGCGCACGGACACGAAACCGTTTCCACGGAGACGAGGGCCTCGTCGGCTCGAGACCGGGGGGTGCGGGGACCCCAACGCGTTTCTCCCTCTCGCGGATCGGATTTCTGACGAGGGATGAATCTGTTCCTGGAGTGAGACGGACTCACCAGCACTGCCgagagtgtgtggggggtttCTGAAGGGAGGGGGCTGCGGGAGGtgctggggcgggggcggagggggaataagagaaatgtacagtattttcatACTTTTGTTTCTGTCTGCGGCTGCTTGGCCGCTTCAGCACTTGTGTAAAGACGAGAGAGGAAATCCCATTAGCGTATTTATCCTgacgtccgtgtgtgtgtgtgtgtgtcagtcggGGAGGGCGCTGCAGACGGGGGTGGGACGGGGCGATTAATTTTGAGGGGGGAGGCGTGAGCCCTGGGGGGGTGCGGATAGGCAGATGGTCGCTGATATGTCTGGACGGGAGGGGCGTTTCCTCACGTTTAAGAGGTGGCCCCTTGAAGTGGTGGGGCAGATAAATGAATTTGTCTTTTCGTTTCATTTCTTTGCAAACAGCTGTGACTGACCTCTGCATGACACCGTACTTTTGTGCATATTTGTTATTTGCaataaagtcatttttttatgaagaaCTTTGTCTTTGTGGGTGATGCATATTGTGCAGACTCTTGACCTGTCGTGTGTGAGATTTGTAATGGCCGTCGAATACGGCTCACTCCAAAGGGAGATGCTTTCCCAGGCAGTCCTCCCTATCTTTTCCTCCAGAAAATTCatgcttcctttctttttttttcattcatcacCGGACAGCAGTCACACTGATTGTTTGTATCTGTAGTCCAATAGAGTGCTTCCTTTCCTTCCAAGAGGAGCTGGGCTTGCACCCCAGCCAGTGAAGGTTCGAGCCCCTGATTGGACACTGACGTTACCCCCTTTGAGTTTGGCTCCTGGCCTGAAAGTACACAGAATATTTCCAGCTGCATACGTTCATAGATAACTATCTCTGGTGCAAGCAGTGAAAGTGGGTTCAGGACAATGCTAATTAATAACAATGACAACGGTAATAAAATGGATTCTGTCTGTCCTTTTTTGGAAACATCTGCGGTCAATGTGTCTGTCCAGCCAGACCACCCGTGGTATGACCCCGTGGTTCTGGGTGCTGggatctgttttctttttttttggggggtgggggggttggttgtGCAGATAAAGAGGTTGGTACATAGCCACACATTTCtaataacattcacatttttacgcacagtccatttatacagctggacttTTACTAGAAACTACCGAGTCAAgtcaaccctttgaagagtaggtcttttgaaatgtttttttcaaaattttaagtcagtgtcccagaactccattgctttcagttcccagttgtgattgttacatcagcactagaatgttcagttatgaacattctaatcacatatttgtgatctcacaccttaaagggttaagtgtACAATGGCAGGtggctgggaatcgaacctgcaacccttgAGTTAAAATCCCAGGTCCCTCTGCCCTCTCAGGCAGGtaataatattgttattgttatctACCTGAGCTGTGCCAAGGCATTTTTCTGTGGCAGCATCCTGACTAACCCCAGCCACATGACAGTGACCTAGAGTGTACTGGAATAACTAgccaaaacatgttttacaaaAGTCGCTGTTTGCAAGGTGGCACTGACTTTTGTGCAAGCCAGAAATGACCATTTTGCAGTCATACTGTTGTAGACTGTGCTTATTCAATGTTATTTGCAGTTACAATCTTTCTGTCCCCCTCCAAAGCAAGAATGACAAAGgaagaaagtgctgaagtgctGTTTTCACCCAGCAGAAGAGCAAACACAGCAGTCCGTGATAAGCTAGATCACCAGTGTATTTCCAAGTAATGGCCATTCGCATGTAGGATTTGGTGGcagaaaaattaaaagaataaattaattaaaagaatcactttttgtacgtcgctttggataaaagcatctgccaaataaatgtaatgtaatgtaatgaataccTGTAAGTTAAATAGTGCATAATTCAAAAAGGATTCTGCTTCCACTGCcattgctactactactgctactactgctactactactacagctaCCACTCAACAACAATACTAAATTTGATACAGCACTTTATAATCAATGCGCTCAAAGTGCCTCACAGCTTGAATACAGCAGGAGAAAAGATAAAAAGGTATGCGCCATTTGCTTCTTTATCAGCGAGTTAGCGGTTAATCTTGGCCATTTGCAATCTCGCGgcagcacacagccagaccccatcctcccccccccccccccccgccagactGGCGTGTTCTCGGACCTCTGTGGTCCCCCTGCACAATAACACAGAGAGGTTAAACCCAGAGTACAGCCGTACCCGAATCAGCACAcctgcctactattgagtatactagttacattctttttaaagctattaagtacacaaaatgtcagaaaattgAGTGTACTTAAAATAcccatattaaataattatttgcacatttttgctATTCAGGAGCACACTGTTCAGAAAGTGAGTGAACTCTTTGGTGCTTTAGGTATGCCGTACATACAGCTTGACGTCGTACTCCGtcagcagacaaacacagatgGCCGCGGGAAATTTAAATACCAGTGACGCCGGGATTGCATTTAAATACGTGTGCTTTCTTTGCTTTTTACGGTACGTTGTTAAAACTGACCTCACTGTTTACGGAATTGCTCGGAAACGCCTTATTGTCACCCCCCGACTGAATTAGAGTGCGGACTACTGAGTGTAAACTACATCGCAGGATGACGTATGACGCTCCCGGTTAGAATAGTATGGTGGTATTTTTCCCATACTGCTCATCATGTACTaaacagtatgcagtatgcTTACTAGACAGTTCATCCTTTGAGGACATAGTAGTTATGAGGCTTATTCAGACACAGTCCAAATCTTTCACGAAATCAGATATTCACACAAATGCTGGATAGGCTATTAGCTGTTTGTGACTCTCCCCTCAAGGGATCGTCAATAACTACCAACCCTCAATTAAGCGTTTAGGGATCAGTAATAAGGGACCGtgtaaaatgtacagaaataacCCGGGTTACAGCCAGTGTGGGTCCCTTGCTGAATCGGAGATATCGACACAAGTGCTCAATAAGCTATTAACTGTTTGTTATTCTCCTGGGGCAGCCCTTTGATTTAGCCCTAATGGGCTCTCCTGGCAGACATAATcccgggttggggggggggggtgtcaggttGGTAATCGGAGACAATTGCTGGCACTCAGAGGAATCAATATTTGCCCATGCTGAAAGGATAAAGGAAGGGAGGGGGTAAATGTTTGGGGCCATTAACTCGGGAGCGGGGCAAGCAAACAGCTCAGGGGGGAGTTATCATCAACAACCCCAGGGGAACCCTCCTTTTTGGGGGGAAGCTCTCCAACATCAGCTTCTCTCGGACACCTCGGTGCACCTCATGCTTCATTTCAGATGCTGTGAACTAGTCAACTTGTCCTCTGATATGCTGAGGAAGACGGAGGTTGCTGagtttccagattttttttttccagaaaaagaTTAATGCTACACCATATGTGGCCCTGTATGTGAGTACACAGCCACAGATGCCAGAGGCTTCAGTGTGTTGAACTGAAATCAGATTGTACAAATCTGacattataaacatttttgtttataattagTCTAATGAGATGAAGATTAGAATAGGTCACTCAGTCGTTGTTCAGGGAgatggggggaaaggggggggggtgggaagctGTGATTACCCGAGGGCCAGACAGCTTGTCTGAGAGGGTGAGATGGGGgttggtggaggtggtggaggaggtgggggggaaatCAGACGGGGGCTGACCACAGCATCGGCTGTAGACGTAACTCGCAGTGGGATGAAATGATGATGAAATTAAGCCCTTTGAAAGGGTGAgctgtttctctcttcccctccgtCTTTACTCATTTCCTTCTTTCTCAGTTAGTGAAGGTGTTCCTGGTCCTTaagtaccagtgtgtgtgtgtgtggggaaggggggggggggtgagagagagagagagagagagagagaagatgaagGGAATAAATTTAAAAGAGAAAACTTATGAACTATGGCATACAAGTCATGGAACTGGGATTATATCCacaaggttgtaggtttgaatcTCACACGGGGACACCTAATCAATGAGACAAAACACTGGTACGAACTATGGATCAAACCCTTGCATGGTTCAGAATGGATTTGAGCTTTGTGATCATAGACCAGCACGGAAAGCTAGATTACGTTTTATCTGACGGCCTTGGGAAAGTGGTCCGAATAGTTCTTCAGTGAATATCCAGTAAATATACAAGATGGATGCCGTGCTTGAAATAAATAAGTGATTCAAGTCTAAGAAAGGCAAAGAAGTTATGATGTGAAAAACAAAGCTGTCCTCGGCCGTGCGTGAGAAATCGGGCTGCGTCGTCTTCAGGGAGTTCTGGCGCTTTTCTCATGGGTAAGAGACGCTCTGTCCCGGTCACAGAGAGACGAGCTGTTTTTCTCCCCCGGCTCCAGCTGGCCCGATTCGGGCCGGATTAGGGACCGCGGCGGGGCCCAAACCGAGCGGGGCGCGTTTGATCCCTCCCCCTGCTCTTAAAGCCGCCCCGGCGCCAGGTCCGCGGCTTCGCCCCCTCGGCGCGGGTCACATGATGAAAGAGATCTGGCGAGACTTTCCCCTGGAGATCCTTTACAAGACGCAGTTAAGTTTTAGGGCGGTAACTCGATCATTTACACCGATTTCACAGAGCGTACCTTCTGTGTGTACACTGGGGAaagcgacacacacacgcatacacatgcacccgcacgcacacacacacacacacacagtcacatgaaAAAGTTTCTCTCTGGTTACAGTGCGACGGGACTGTGAGTGGAACGGTAATGCTATACCTGAAAGGGGTCACCCCCTCAGCACACAACTGCTATAATGTGcgggacacgcacacacacacacacacacacacacacacgcacgtgcacacacctatgcgcacacgcacacatgcac is a window from the Anguilla rostrata isolate EN2019 chromosome 14, ASM1855537v3, whole genome shotgun sequence genome containing:
- the LOC135239555 gene encoding apelin receptor A-like, which encodes MEPTLDYGYEYDVESDNDTMCDYSEWEPTYSLIPVLYMLIFILGLSGNGVVIFTVWRTKSKRRAADVYIGNLALADLTFVVTLPLWAVYTALGYHWPFGLALCKISSYVVLVNMYASVFCLTCLSFDRYLAIVHSLSSGQLRSRSTMMASLASIWALSCVLALPTLLFRNTVRDEFNRTTCAMDFRLVTPSRQQDWLWIAGLSLSSSVLGFLLPFLAMTVCYCFIGCTVTRHFNTLRKEDQKKRRLLKIITTLVVVFAICWTPFHVLKSLDALTYLDLAPSSCSMLSFLLLVHPYATCLGYLNSCLNPFLYAFFDLRFRSQCLCLLNLKKTAHGHITSLATQKSEAQSAGVKV